From Juglans regia cultivar Chandler chromosome 8, Walnut 2.0, whole genome shotgun sequence, the proteins below share one genomic window:
- the LOC118349221 gene encoding uncharacterized protein LOC118349221, which translates to MAMKGKWSEVVDTCTENPFLLSAGGITRTKDTLLHLAVSEGQEKTVLEITKVISELPISKEFVGRRNDGGNTALHLAAVVGNVAMCKCLAGIDSSLIVARNEDGETPLSLAVLFGKNQAFICLTQMLMLDKERFSHSKTMKYGTHGYTILHYAINGDHYGMIVDEHDVEQNHDHPIERNYRACVNFLLLFRNLVRLIG; encoded by the exons ATGGCCATGAAAGGGAAATGGAGTGAAGTCGTGGATACATGTACGGAAAACCCATTTCTTCTATCGGCCGGTGGTATCACCAGGACAAAGGACACACTATTACACCTAGCTGTCTCTGAAGGCCAAGAAAAGACGGTCCTGGAAATTACAAAGGTCATATCGGAACTACCAATTAGTAAGGAGTTTGTTGGACGTAGAAACGATGGAGGGAATACCGCTCTTCATCTTGCTGCAGTGGTGGGGAATGTTGCCATGTGTAAGTGCTTAGCAGGGATTGATTCTTCGTTGATCGTTGCACGTAATGAAGACGGAGAAACTCCTCTTTCATTGGCAGTGCTCTTTGGTAAAAACCAAGCATTCATATGTCTTACCCAAATGCTTATGCTGGATAAGGAGCGATTTAGCCATTCCAAAACGATGAAATATGGTACTCACGGGTACACGATTCTTCACTACGCCATTAATGGAGACCATTATG GCATGATTGTTGATGAGCACGACGTGGAACAAAATCATGATCACCCGATAGAAAGGAACTACAGAGCATGCGTCAACTTCTTACTATTGTTTCGGAATTTGGTTAGATTAAttg GATGA
- the LOC108986246 gene encoding uncharacterized protein LOC108986246, whose translation MNEENKNVMLLAVQYRQPHVFQILLQKNIMIRDRVLRVVDKSGNNAAHLAAELGAYRPWLIPGEALQMQWEMKWFEFVTQNIPSNLLTRCNNDGKTPEELFIENHKQLVKDGGKWLIKTSESYSLVAALIATVAFASSTAVPGGVKEDNGSPTLENRTPFHLFAISSLIALCFSVTALVTFLSILTSRNKEKDFGKDLPTKLLIGLTSLFFSIAAVLITFCSGHFFVIDEKLKYVAYPVYAATCLPVTFFAVMQFPLYFDLIESTFKKVPRRSYKASVLI comes from the exons atgaatgaagaaaacaagaatgtaATGTTGTTGGCGGTGCAGTACAGACAACCACATGTATTTCAAATCCTGCTACAGAAAAATATCATGATCAGAGACAGGGTGTTACGGGTGGTGGATAAAAGTGGGAATAATGCAGCTCATCTCGCAGCTGAGCTTGGAGCATATAGGCCTTGGCTGATTCCCGGGGAAGCCTTGCAAATGCAATGggaaatgaaatggtttgag TTCGTGACACAGAACATTCCCTCTAACCTTCTTACCCGCTGCAACAACGACGGCAAGACCCCTGAGGAACTGTTCATCGAGAATCACAAGCAGCTCGTCAAGGACGGTGGCAAATGGTTAATTAAAACCTCCGAATCCTACTCCCTTGTCGCTGCACTTATAGCCACTGTGGCATTTGCCAGCTCCACCGCAGTTCCTGGAGGCGTCAAGGAGGATAATGGCAGTCCAACATTGGAAAACAGAACCCCATTCCACCTCTTTGCCATCTCATCACTCATCGCACTCTGCTTCTCGGTCACGGCTTTGGTCACATTCCTCTCCATCTTAACATCAAGGAATAAAGAAAAGGATTTCGGAAAGGACTTACCAACGAAGCTCTTGATAGGTTTAACGTCCTTGTTCTTTTCCATAGCTGCAGTGCTGATTACATTCTGCTCGGGACATTTCTTTGTGATAGACGAAAAGTTGAAATATGTGGCGTATCCAGTGTATGCGGCAACCTGCCTACCGGTAACTTTTTTTGCTGTGATGCAGTTTCCGCTGTATTTTGATCTTATTGAATCTACCTTCAAGAAGGTGCCACGACGTAGCTACAAGGCGTCCGTTCTGATCTAA
- the LOC118343745 gene encoding ankyrin repeat-containing protein C6C3.08-like has product MEFSFIEGSSAPNQETAKLLFEMAMNGKWVDVVKIVEEKPFFLVAEVTKTKDTLLHLAVSYRKEKTVQEMINIIPTFESLQLRNKQGNTALHLAAMVGSVAMCECIANVDSSLIGERNPEGETPLFTAVLFDKKQVFQCLYDLCPSNERHSYSKNPRTGDTILHYAISEDHFGE; this is encoded by the coding sequence ATGGAATTTTCCTTCATCGAAGGTTCCAGTGCTCCAAATCAAGAAACTGCGAAGCTTTTGTTCGAAATGGCCATGAATGGGAAATGGGTTGATGTCGTCAAGATAGTTGAGGAAAAGCCATTTTTTCTAGTGGCCGAGGTCACCAAGACAAAAGACACACTGTTACACCTAGCCGTCTCCTACCGCAAAGAAAAGACGGTCCAAGAAATGATAAATATCATTCCAACTTTCGAGTCTCTTCAACTTAGAAACAAGCAAGGGAATACCGCTCTCCATCTTGCTGCAATGGTGGGGAGTGTGGCCATGTGTGAGTGCATAGCAAATGTTGATTCTTCATTAATCGGAGAACGTAACCCTGAGGGAGAGACTCCTCTTTTTACGGCAGTGCTCTTCGATAAAAAACAAGTCTTCCAATGTCTTTACGATTTGTGTCCGTCCAATGAGCGTCACAGTTATTCCAAGAATCCGCGTACTGGTGACACGATTCTTCACTACGCCATTTCTGAAGACCATTTTGGtgagtaa